The DNA sequence CGCATCACCTTGTTGCCCGGAGCGCCCGGCAACTTCTGCGCAAAGGGTGACCAGGGACTCACGAGGGCGGTGTCGGCTTCCGATCCAGGCGCCACGGTAGCGCCCTTCCCCTGCATCAGTGGATCGGCGCGCAACACGGCGATCACCGGCCGCACATGACGGTAGGGCGCGCTGAAGGAGACCCAGGCACGCTGGGAACGCCGGGGCGTCCATTGCGCGGCGATGATGTCGCCTTCGCCCCGCTGCAGGGCCATGAGCATGCTGTCCGGATGGTCCATGGGTAAGGCCCGCAACAAGAGGCCCATGCGCTTGGCGAACCGTTCGATCAACTCGAACTCCAGACCTGTCTCCGCGTGCGGGCGGGGTTCCCAACTGAGGGGGTCGCGCATGACCAGCACACGCAACGTGTCGGTGGCGATACGGTCCAGATCCCTTTCCACCTGCGGCCGCGACCAGGGCAGGCGCTGGTCCTCCACACGTGGTCGCACCACGCGTGAGGCGAACAAGGCGGTCACCACGATGGCCAATGCCGAAGCACCGGCCAGGGTCACTATGCGCGTGCGCGTTCTCATGATCCCTGCACGGTCATACGCAGATCATGGAGGAAAGTGCCGAACTCGGCCCTATAGTCCTGAAAATGATCGGCCAGAACGGTCTCCGCCCCCTGCATGGAGGCCCCTTGGGGCGCCCGGCGCGAAAGACCATCCAGCGCCCTGCCGATGCCCCCGAGGGTGGCATAGGAAGTGAGCCAGTCGCCGCGCATCATCCAAGGCAGCATCTCGCGGGTGCGCTGCGGAAGCAGGTGGTGATGGGCCTCCAGCAACCTGTACATCCGCGCGCTGAATGCCTCCAACGGCTCGGGGTGATGTTCCTGCCAATCAATGGCGAGCAGGTGGTCGTAGAACAGGTCCATCACCACACCGGCATAGCGGCCGGCATGTGCACGCACCCGCTCCCGTCCCACGCGGTGCATGGGATGCGCGTCGGTGGCCACGTCGATGGCGCGGTGCAGTCTGATGCCCCGCTGGATGCCTTCCGGATGGTGCGAGAGATCACGTCCTTTCACCGCATCGGCCATGAAATTCCCCACGATGATCAAAGGGTCATCGCCCGAGAGATAGAGGTGCCCGAGAAAGTTCATGGGAGGCGGGACCAAGTTACCGACGGCCCATCCGTCCCTTCGGCGGCCCGCTCGTGTGATCGGCCGCAGGGCCTTGGCGCATGGGGGTATCTTTCGGCGACCCTTTGGCCAAGCGATGACCGACGATGCCGCGCCTGAAAACAGCTTGCGCCCGCCACTGATGCGCTACTACATCACCCAGGTGGCGGGCTGGGGCGCTTATGTCGGTCTGTTCGCGCTGTGGAACTACTTCAGTGGACAGCTCACGCGCGAGTTGCTCATCGTGATGGCCCTTGTCTTCCTCACGGGTCTGGCCATCAGCCATGGCTTCCGCCATTTGATCCTGCGTTATGGCTGGCTGCGCCGCGACCTGGGCCATGTGCTGCCCCGCCTGGTGGCCACCAGCCTGCTGCTCGGCATGGCGGCCTTTCTCCTGCAGGGTGCGGCGCACGACCTGCTCGTCACGGGCTATCCGCCCATGCTGTCGCTGGACCCGATGCGGGTCTTCGGCAATGTGCTCAACTGGATGGTGCTGCTGCTGATCTGGTCCCTGGCCTACTTCGCCTACACCTACTTCGTGCGCAACAGGCGCGAGGAGATCCGCATCCTGCGCCTGGAGACCGCCAACCGAGAAAGCCAGCTCGGCAACCTGCGCGCGCAGATGAACCCGCACTTCATGTTCAACGCGCTCAACGGCATCCGCGCATTGATCGACGAGGACCCCGACCAGGCCAAGCGCGCCATCACGCAACTCAGCGCCATCCTGCGCAACGCCATGAGCAGCATCAAGCGCAAGGTGGTGCCGCTGGGCGAGGAGATCGACATCGTGAAGGCCTATCTGGCGCTGGAGGCCATGCGCTACGAGGAACGGTTGCGCACGAGCATCGAGGTGCCGGCGGAACTGGATCGGCAACCGGTGCCGCCCATGCTGTTGCAGACCCTGGTGGAGAACGCCGTGCGCCATGGCGTGGCCAACCTGCCACAAGGTGGCGACCTGCACATCGGTGCCGAACGCCGTGGAGACGACCTGGTGCTCACCGTGCGCAACAGCGGACATTACACGCCGGGCAAAGTGAACGGCACGGGCATCGGGCTGCGCAACACGCGCCGCCGCCTGGAAATGATATACAACGGCCGGGCACGGATGGAGATCGCCAACCGCGGGGGCATGGTCGTCACCGAAGTGGTGGTGCCCTTGAATGGGGATGGATGATCTTTTCCGACACATGTGTGGCGTCGACCCTCCGGGTAGACCGATGCCAGGCTGAATGAGCAATGAGCAAGGTGGAAGACCGAAGAACACAAGACCATGAAAGCACTGATCATCGACGACGAACGGCTCGCACGCAAGGAATTGGCGGGCCTGCTGGAGAAGCACCCGCATGTGCAGGTGGTGGGCGAAGCGGCCAACGCCGACGAAGCCGAGAAGCTCATCGCCGAGCTGAAGCCCGACCTGCTGTTCCTGGACATCAACATGCCGGGGCGCAGCGGTTTCGAACTGCTGGAAAGCCTGGAGCAGGCGCCCCAGGTGGTGTTCGTCACGGCCTACGACGAGCACGCGCTGAAAGCCTTCGAGGTGAACGCCCTGGACTATCTGCTGAAACCGATCGACCCCGAGCGGTTGGAGGCGGCGATCGGCAAACTGCGCGAATCGAACGAACAGGTGGCCGGCGCGCGCGACGTGTTGCGCGAGGATGACCAGATCTTCCTGAAGGACGGCGAAAAATGCTGGTTCGTGACGTTGAAGGACGTACGCTGGTTCGAGAGCGAGGGCAACTACGTGCGCGTGCGTTTCAACGAGCACAAGCCACTGGTGCTCCGCTCGCTCAACAAACTGGAGGAGCGGCTGGACCCGCATGTCTTCTTCCGCGCCAACCGCAAGCACATCATCAACCTGCGCTGGGTGGACAGGATCGAGCCGTGGTTCAACAACGGCCTGATGGTGAAGCTGCGCAGCAACGACCGCCACGGCCAGCCCGAGCAGATCGAGGTCTCCCGCCGGCAGGCCGCACGCTTCAAGGAGCTGATGAGCCTGTGACCTTGTACAGGCCGGGCTTCGCGGCGGGCCGCTCCCGGCGGCATGGGCTAATTTCGCGCACCTCCTCCATCCAAGGCGGCGGTCCTATCGCTCGCGCATGTCCAACAACACCACCCGCCTGCTCATCATCTGGAATGTGGTCCTGACGGCCCTGGCCGGTTGGGCCTTGTTCCGCCCCGCATCCCCTGCCGAGCCCCAGGCCAGCCCGGAGCCAACGCCACCGGTGGTGGTGCAGCGCGACAGCACCGCACTCAAGGACGCGCACATCGCCTACTTCTTCATGGACAGCCTGCAACAACGGTATGCCCTGGTGAAGGAACAGGGCGACAGGCTCCGCGCGGAAGGACGTCGTTTGGAAACGAATCTGCAGAGCGAGATGTCCAAGGCACAGAGCCGCTACCAGGCGCTGATGGGCAAGGACCACACCTACAGCACGCAGGCCGAGATCCAGAAGGACGAGGAGGAGCTCCAATCGCTCATGGGCCGCATCCAGGAACTGCAGTCCCGCAGTGAGCAGCAGCTCGCCCGCATGGAGGTGGACATGCTCAGCAGCATCTCGCTGGAGATCGAGGGATTCCTCGAAGAGTACAACCGTGCGGCGGGCTTCGACTACATCTTCAGCGTGCAGAACGGCGGCCAGATCTGGGTGGGCAACCCGGACCTGGACATCACCGATGAGGTCATCGCCGGATTGAATGCACGGCATGCCGCGAACAAGAAGGCCGACCGCAAGTGATGGACATGGATCCCCTGGGCTGGCGCAGACGCAACGACATCACGGGCTACGTGATCGCCATGTGGCACCTGGAGGACCTGTTGCGCGCCCACCGCTTCGACCTGCGCGCCGTGGAGGAGACCTTGATACCCGCCGCGGAGCATGAAGCGAAGCGCGCCGCGCTGCGCACCTGGTACGCTGGGCTGATGGACCAGATGCTGGAGGAGGGCCTGCGTGAGAAGGGTCACCTGCAGGAGGTGCAGGGCATCGTGCAGGAACTCGAATATCTGCACCGCACACTGATCGATGTGGTCGAGGACGAAGCGCACCGCGCGCTGCTGGAGGCCGCCACACCGGGCCTGGAGGCCCTGCGCAGGGCCGGCAGTGTGCAGGGCGGCCCGATCCTGAGCTGCTTCACCGCCGTGTACGGTGTGATGCTGCTGCAGGCCCAGGGCAAACCAGTGAGCGACCCCACCGCGGAGGCCGAGGGCCATATGCGAAGGCTGCTGGAGGACCTTGGCCGCCACTACCACCGCATCCACATGCTTCCCGGCGTGTCGATGAATTGACCG is a window from the Flavobacteriales bacterium genome containing:
- a CDS encoding DUF479 domain-containing protein, yielding MNFLGHLYLSGDDPLIIVGNFMADAVKGRDLSHHPEGIQRGIRLHRAIDVATDAHPMHRVGRERVRAHAGRYAGVVMDLFYDHLLAIDWQEHHPEPLEAFSARMYRLLEAHHHLLPQRTREMLPWMMRGDWLTSYATLGGIGRALDGLSRRAPQGASMQGAETVLADHFQDYRAEFGTFLHDLRMTVQGS
- a CDS encoding histidine kinase codes for the protein MRYYITQVAGWGAYVGLFALWNYFSGQLTRELLIVMALVFLTGLAISHGFRHLILRYGWLRRDLGHVLPRLVATSLLLGMAAFLLQGAAHDLLVTGYPPMLSLDPMRVFGNVLNWMVLLLIWSLAYFAYTYFVRNRREEIRILRLETANRESQLGNLRAQMNPHFMFNALNGIRALIDEDPDQAKRAITQLSAILRNAMSSIKRKVVPLGEEIDIVKAYLALEAMRYEERLRTSIEVPAELDRQPVPPMLLQTLVENAVRHGVANLPQGGDLHIGAERRGDDLVLTVRNSGHYTPGKVNGTGIGLRNTRRRLEMIYNGRARMEIANRGGMVVTEVVVPLNGDG
- a CDS encoding response regulator transcription factor; protein product: MKALIIDDERLARKELAGLLEKHPHVQVVGEAANADEAEKLIAELKPDLLFLDINMPGRSGFELLESLEQAPQVVFVTAYDEHALKAFEVNALDYLLKPIDPERLEAAIGKLRESNEQVAGARDVLREDDQIFLKDGEKCWFVTLKDVRWFESEGNYVRVRFNEHKPLVLRSLNKLEERLDPHVFFRANRKHIINLRWVDRIEPWFNNGLMVKLRSNDRHGQPEQIEVSRRQAARFKELMSL
- a CDS encoding OmpH family outer membrane protein; translated protein: MSNNTTRLLIIWNVVLTALAGWALFRPASPAEPQASPEPTPPVVVQRDSTALKDAHIAYFFMDSLQQRYALVKEQGDRLRAEGRRLETNLQSEMSKAQSRYQALMGKDHTYSTQAEIQKDEEELQSLMGRIQELQSRSEQQLARMEVDMLSSISLEIEGFLEEYNRAAGFDYIFSVQNGGQIWVGNPDLDITDEVIAGLNARHAANKKADRK
- a CDS encoding DUF4924 family protein; its protein translation is MDMDPLGWRRRNDITGYVIAMWHLEDLLRAHRFDLRAVEETLIPAAEHEAKRAALRTWYAGLMDQMLEEGLREKGHLQEVQGIVQELEYLHRTLIDVVEDEAHRALLEAATPGLEALRRAGSVQGGPILSCFTAVYGVMLLQAQGKPVSDPTAEAEGHMRRLLEDLGRHYHRIHMLPGVSMN